A segment of the Echinicola strongylocentroti genome:
GAACTAAAGTCCAACCCCTTTTATATTTAATATAATGAATGCATCGATTATTCAGATTTTGTTTCCTCGTCTGAATCGGCATTACCTTCTGCAGATGAATCATCTGCAGGCTTTTCTTCAGCTTTTTTAGCCTTAGGTTCTGCAGCCTTCTTTTTAGCTTTAGGAGCTTTCTCTTCCTTAGCTTCAGCAGCAGGTTCCTCAGTACCTTCAGCCTTCGCTTCCGCAGCAGCTTCAGCTCCTTCACTGGATGCTGAACTCCCCGATCCACGACGGCTTCTTCTTGTCTTTTTCTTCTCAGGCTTAGCTTCTTTCAACATCAATTCGTTGAAATCAACAAGCTCAATGATACACATTTCAGCATTATCACCTAGACGGAATCCAGTTTTGATAATACGGGTGTACCCACCAGGTCTATTGGCCACTTTCTCAATCACTTCACCAAAAAGTACCTTGATAGCATCTTTGTCTTGAAGGTAGGAGAAGGCAATACGTCTGTTATGTGTAGTATCTTCTTTGGCTCTAGTCACTAGAGGCTCTACATATTTTCTTAATTCCTTGGCCTTGGCAAGCGTAGTAGAAATACGTTTGTGAAGAATAAGAGAAGCTGCCATATTAGAAAGCATAGCCTTTCTGTGGGAAGCTTTTCTTCCAAGGTGGTTGAATTTCTTACCGTGTCTCATCGTTTATTATTCTTCGTCAAGTTTATACTTAGATATGTCCATGCCGAACTGCAAGCCTTTCTCTTGGATAAGTTGTTCCAGTTCCGCTAAGGATTTTTTACCGAAGTTTCTGAATTTCATCATATCAGAAATCTCCAGTTTCGCTAAGTCTCCCAATGTTTTTACATCGGCAGCTTTCAGGCAGTTAAATGCCCTGACAGATAGATCCAGATCACTAAGCGGAGTTTTAAGCAACTTACGCATGTGAAGGAATTCTTCGTCTATCG
Coding sequences within it:
- the rplQ gene encoding 50S ribosomal protein L17, translating into MRHGKKFNHLGRKASHRKAMLSNMAASLILHKRISTTLAKAKELRKYVEPLVTRAKEDTTHNRRIAFSYLQDKDAIKVLFGEVIEKVANRPGGYTRIIKTGFRLGDNAEMCIIELVDFNELMLKEAKPEKKKTRRSRRGSGSSASSEGAEAAAEAKAEGTEEPAAEAKEEKAPKAKKKAAEPKAKKAEEKPADDSSAEGNADSDEETKSE